The following coding sequences lie in one Armatimonadota bacterium genomic window:
- a CDS encoding cob(I)yrinic acid a,c-diamide adenosyltransferase, whose translation MDIYTRTGDDGTSGTLGQGRRLKEDLVFHALGDLDELNACLGQCGTLLGVPACQIRTVQSELLSLGAEVASFSADPRFLFELASDATERLEREIDEAESGLPTLTAFILPGGSPGAASLHLARAVCRRAERSLVALRHAEPTVRLQGVKYVNRLSDWLFVMARHENRCCGVADVVWEKQ comes from the coding sequence ATGGACATTTACACTCGAACCGGCGACGATGGCACTTCGGGCACGTTGGGGCAGGGCCGCCGCCTAAAGGAAGATTTGGTCTTCCACGCCCTTGGCGACCTCGATGAACTCAACGCATGCTTGGGTCAATGTGGCACCCTCCTGGGCGTCCCAGCATGCCAGATCCGGACCGTGCAGTCAGAGCTGCTCTCGTTGGGTGCTGAAGTCGCCTCGTTTTCAGCCGACCCGCGGTTCTTGTTCGAATTGGCTTCGGATGCGACGGAAAGGCTTGAGCGGGAAATCGACGAGGCCGAATCCGGTCTGCCGACGTTGACAGCATTCATTTTGCCGGGCGGATCCCCGGGAGCAGCCTCCTTGCACTTGGCAAGGGCGGTTTGCCGCCGCGCGGAACGGTCGCTGGTCGCCCTCCGCCACGCCGAGCCAACCGTGCGGCTGCAAGGAGTAAAATATGTTAACCGGCTCTCGGACTGGCTGTTTGTGATGGCCCGTCATGAGAACAGATGCTGCGGCGTCGCCGACGTCGTTTGGGAAAAGCAATGA